The Candidatus Methylomirabilota bacterium DNA segment GCAAGGGTCAGGTAACCATTCCGAGGGAAATTCGTGAGACCGTTGGCCTGAAGCCCGGCGATACGATTGCCTATGATATCTACGACGGCGTCGTGACCTTAAAGCAGATTGAGCCCTTTGACGCCGCATTCCATGCGACGCTTTCCCAGACCCTCGACGAATGGGCCACCCCCGAGGACGAAGAGGCGTTTCGTGATCTCTGAACGATGGGATGTGGTCATTGTCCCCTTCCCTTTTACTGAAAGAGCGGACAGAAAACGGCGACCTGCATTAGTA contains these protein-coding regions:
- a CDS encoding AbrB/MazE/SpoVT family DNA-binding domain-containing protein, with product MLTSKLSSKGQVTIPREIRETVGLKPGDTIAYDIYDGVVTLKQIEPFDAAFHATLSQTLDEWATPEDEEAFRDL